A segment of the Sphingomonas cannabina genome:
AGAGCCAGGCGCGGCAGAAGCTGGGGTCGGTCAAGGTCTATCAGTCGGACTTCCGCGCGATGAAGAACGTCCTCGCCGGCCGCAACGAGCGCGCACTCTACAAGATGGTGTGCGACGGCGTGACCGACCGCGTGGTCGGCCTCCACATGATCGGCCCCGACGCGCCGGAGATCCTCCAGGCCGCGGCGATCGCAGTGAAGGCGGGGCTGACCAAGGCCGATTTCGACGCGACGGTGGCGCTCCATCCGACCATGGCGGAGGAGCTGGTGCTGATGCGGTAGGTTCGTGTCACCCCGGACTTGTTCCGGGGTCCACCAAGCCTCGCAGGCCGCGCTCAATCCTCCTGCCCAGTCCTTGCCTCCCGGTGGACCCCGGAACAAGTCCGGGGTGACGGCGAGGAGGCGTGGGAATGTCAGTCCTAATCGCCCTCCGCGATCAACGCGTCCACCTCCCCCGCCGGCCCCGCATCGGAGCGCCGCGCGATCGTCGCGGTGACGGCGACGTCCATCGTGACGTTGCCGATCGTGCGGAACAGGTCGGGCACCGTCTCCACCGCGACGAGCAGGCCGAGCGCCTCGATCGGCACGCCCATCGCGATCGCGACCGGCGCGGTCGAGGCGATGAAGCTGATCGTGCCCGGCAGGCTCACCGATCCCATCGTCGTGATCGCGGCGGTGGCGATGCCCGCGGCGAGCTGGGCCGGGCCGATCGGCACCCCCAGCCAGTGCGCTACGTAGAGCGCGACCGCCAGGTTCATCGCCGGGCTGGTCGCGCGGAAGATCGCCACCGCGATCGGCAGCACGATTCCGGACACGCCCGCGGTGGCGCCGAGCGCCTCGCTCGCGCGCAGCATCGTCGGCAGCGTGGCGAGCGAGGATTGCGTGCTGATCGCGACCGCCTGCGCCGGCGCCACCGCGCGCGCGAAGCGGACCAGGCCGACGCGCGCGCCGATCATCGCCACCGGATAGGCGAGGATCAGCACGATCAGCCCGATCGTCGAGACGATCACGATGTAATGCGCCAGCGCGCCGAACGCCGCCGCCCCGGTACGCGCGCCGACGCCATAGGCGAGCATCAGCACCCCGATCGGCGCCAGCTTCAGCACCCAGCCGATGATGACGATCATCGCGTCGGCGATCGCCTGGAACAGCTTGGTGAGCGTGGTGCGCGGCTCGGGCGGCAGCCGGATGATCGCGAAGGCGAACACCAGCGCGAACACGGTCAGCGGCAGGAAGGCATCGCCCGCCGCCGCCGTCACCACGTTGGTCGGCACGATCGAATCGAAGAAGGCGGCGAGCCCCGGCACCTCGCCGACCGGCTTGGCGCCCGACAGCGATCCCCTGAGCGCCGCCGCCCAATTGCTCGGCAGCGGCCATAGGCGCAGCAGCAGCGGCATCATCACCGCCGAGATCAAGGTGGTCGTCCACAGGATCGCCACGAACATGACCAGCGCGCGCCCGGCGATGCGCCCTGCCCGCGCGGCCTCGGCGCCGGCGGCGACGCCCACCACCAGCAGCGCGACGATCAGCGGGACTATCACCATCTGCAGCGCGTGCAGCCAGGCCGCGCCGATCGGATCGGTCACATGCAGCGCCGCCGCGGCGACGTCGGGCGCGAGCGAGGCGCCGGCGATGCCCGCGAGGAGCCCCACGACCAGGGCGAGCAATATTCGAGTGGCTTGCGACATGCTCGCGGTTCGCCTCCGGTCACGCTATTGGGTCGACAACGCAAACCGACGAGACGTGCAATGGCAAGGAAATATTTCGGCACCGACGGAATTCGCGGGCTGACTAACGTCGCCCCGATGACCGCCGAGATGGCGATGAAGGTGGGAATGGCCGCGGGCAAGCACTTCCAGCGCGGCGACCACCGCCACCGGGTGGTGATCGGCAAGGACACGCGGCTGTCGGGCTATATGCTCGAAAGCGCGATGGTGGCGGGCTTCACCTCGGTCGGCATGGACGTGGTGCTGCTCGGGCCGATGCCGACCCCGGCGGTGGCGATGCTGACCACCTCGATGCGCGCCGACATCGGCGTGATGATCTCGGCGAGCCACAATCCCTATTCGGACAACGGCATCAAGCTGTTCGGACCCGACGGCTACAAGCTCTCCGACGAGGACGAGGCGGCGATCGAGGCGTTGCTGGCGAGCGAGGTGGCGCTGGCCCCCGCCGCCGAGATCGGCCGCGCCCGCCGGGTCGAGGACGCACGCGGGCGCTACATCCACTTCGCCAAGTCGACCTTCCCCGACGACCTGCGCCTCGACGGGCTCAAGGTGGTGGTCGATTGCGCCAACGGCGCCGCCTATCAGGTCGCGCCCTCGGCCTTGTGGGAGCTGGGCGCCGAGGTGGTGGCGATCGGCGTCGAGCCCAACGGCAAGAACATCAACGACCAGGTCGGATCGACCGCGCCGACCACCCTGCAGGAAACGGTGGTCGCCTCCGGCGCGGCGATCGGCATCGCGCTCGACGGCGACGCCGACCGGCTGATCGTGGTCGACGAGACCGGCGCGATCGTCGACGGCGACCAGCTGATGGCGACGATCGCCGGTGGCTGGGCGCGCCAGGGCCGGCTCGCGGGCGGTGGCGTGGTGGCGACCGTCATGTCGAACCTCGGCCTCGAGCGGCATCTCGCGGCGCAGGGGCTGGGGCTGGTGCGCACCGCCGTCGGCGACCGCTACGTGCTCGAGAAGATGCGCGCGTCGGGCTACAATCTCGGCGGCGAGCAGTCGGGCCATATCATCCTATCCGACTATGCGACCACCGGCGACGGGCTGGTGGCGGCGCTGCAGGTGCTCGCCGAGCTGCAGCGCGCCGGGGCGCCGGCCAGCGAGGTGCTGCACCGCTTCGATCCGCTGCCGCAGCTGCTCAAGAACGTCCGCTTCAAGGGCGGCCAGCCGCTGGAGGCCGAAGCGGTCAAGGCGGCGATCGCCGAGAGCGAGGCCGAGCTCGACGGCAGCGGCCGGCTGCTGATCCGCAAATCGGGCACCGAGCCGCTGATCCGCGTGATGGCGGAAGGGGAGGATCGCGCGCAGATCGAGCGCCTGGTCGACCGCATCTGCGACGCGGTGCAGAAGGCGGCGGCGTGACGGTAACTCCTTCCCCGTTCGCCCTGAGCTTGTCGAAATACGCCCCTTTCAATCCTCCCCCGCCAGGGGGAGGTGTCGGCCGTAGGCTGACGGAGGGGGAGGATGCCGACCCACTATCGGCGTGCTTCCGCCCCCTCCGTCACGCTTCGCGTGCCACCTCCCCCTGGCGGGGGAGGATTTGAACGTCGATCCGGTCTAGGAAGAACGCACATGCTAGAGATGCGCCCCGACTGCGAACGCTGCGGCGCCGACCTGCCGGCCGACCAGGCGGGAGCGTTCATCTGCTCGTTCGAATGCACCTTCTGCGCGGAATGCGCGGAGGCGATGGACGAGACCTGCCCCAATTGCGGCGGCGAGCTGCTCGACCGGCCGGCGCGGGTGGGTGAGACGCTGAGGCAGCATCCGGCATCGACCGAGCGGAAGTTCCAAGGATCATGAGCACAGCTTGCCATCATGTGCTCTTGCGCAAGCAGAAGCCCTGGGCCTCCGGCGACACCATGATCCAACGCTCCTGCCTTCGCAGGAGCACGAAGGCGTGATCGCCCGGGTCCTCGTCATCGCCGGCTCCGATTCGGGCGGCGGCGCCGGCATCCAGGCCGATATCAAGACGATCACCATGCTCGGCGGCCATGCGATGACCGCGATCACCGCCCTGACCGCGCAGAACACGCTGGGCGTCGAGGGGGTGATGCCGGTGCCGGCGGCCTTCGTGCTCGAGCAGATCGATACGGTCGTCGCCGACATCGGGGTCGATGCCGTGAAGATCGGCATGATCGGATCGGCGGAGACCGCCCATGCCGTCGCCGATCGGCTGAAGGGGATCGGCGTGCCGGTGGTGTTCGACCCGGTGATGGTGGCGACGAGCGGATCGGTGCTCGCCGACGATGCGACCATCGCGGCGTTCGAGCGGCTGCTCGCGGTCGCCACGGTGGCGACTCCCAACGCCCCCGAGCTCGAGGCGCTCGGCGGGGTCGAGGCGGTGCTCGCCCATGGTTGCCATCTCGTCATCAAGGGCGGCCATGTCGACGGCCCGCGCGTGATCGACCGGCTGCTGTCGCCGACCGGCCAGCTGCTGCGCGAGCTCGACGGCAAGCGCATCGACACCGACGATACCCACGGTACCGGCTGCACCTTCGCCAGCGCGCTCGCCACCGGGCTCGCGCAAGGGAGGCCGATCGACGAGGCGTTCGCGACGGCGGTCCGGTTCGTGCGCATCGCCTTGATCAATGCGCCCGGCCTGGGCCAGGGGCAGGGGCCGATGGGACATGCGCTCGGCTACAATCCGTTCGAGGAGCTCGAAGGCTGATGCCGGGCCTCAAGCACGAGAAGCTGTGCCTGGCGCCGGTCGTCGGCGTCGACGAAGCGGGCCGTGGACCGCTCGCCGGACCGGTGGTGGCGGCGGCGGTGATCCTGCCGGCCAGAGGCGTGCCGCGCGGCATCGACGATTCGAAGAAGCTCACCGCGCCCGAGCGCGCGCGGCTGTGCGAGCGGCTGCGCGGCTGCGCGACCGTCGGCATCGGCATCGTCGAGGCGGACGAGATCGACCGGCTCAACATCTATTGGGCGACGATGAAGGCGATGACGCTGGCGGTGGAGGCATTGGGCTGCGCGCCCGGCCATGTCCTGGTCGACGGCAACCGCCTGCCGCGCTGGGGTTATGCCTCGACCGCGATCGTGGGGGGCGACGCGATCAGCCTGTCGATCGCCGCCGCCTCGATCGTCGCCAAGCACACCCGCGACACGATCATGATCGCCCATGCCGAATCGCATCCGCACTATGGCTGGCATTCCAACAAGGGCTATGCCGCGCCCGAGCATCTCCGGGCGCTGCGAGAACACGGACCGTCGCCGCTCCACCGCCGCAGCTTTGCGCCGGTCGCCCAAGCCGAGCTGCCGTTATCCATGCCGGCTGAGTCTTT
Coding sequences within it:
- a CDS encoding dicarboxylate/amino acid:cation symporter — encoded protein: MSQATRILLALVVGLLAGIAGASLAPDVAAAALHVTDPIGAAWLHALQMVIVPLIVALLVVGVAAGAEAARAGRIAGRALVMFVAILWTTTLISAVMMPLLLRLWPLPSNWAAALRGSLSGAKPVGEVPGLAAFFDSIVPTNVVTAAAGDAFLPLTVFALVFAFAIIRLPPEPRTTLTKLFQAIADAMIVIIGWVLKLAPIGVLMLAYGVGARTGAAAFGALAHYIVIVSTIGLIVLILAYPVAMIGARVGLVRFARAVAPAQAVAISTQSSLATLPTMLRASEALGATAGVSGIVLPIAVAIFRATSPAMNLAVALYVAHWLGVPIGPAQLAAGIATAAITTMGSVSLPGTISFIASTAPVAIAMGVPIEALGLLVAVETVPDLFRTIGNVTMDVAVTATIARRSDAGPAGEVDALIAEGD
- the glmM gene encoding phosphoglucosamine mutase, whose amino-acid sequence is MARKYFGTDGIRGLTNVAPMTAEMAMKVGMAAGKHFQRGDHRHRVVIGKDTRLSGYMLESAMVAGFTSVGMDVVLLGPMPTPAVAMLTTSMRADIGVMISASHNPYSDNGIKLFGPDGYKLSDEDEAAIEALLASEVALAPAAEIGRARRVEDARGRYIHFAKSTFPDDLRLDGLKVVVDCANGAAYQVAPSALWELGAEVVAIGVEPNGKNINDQVGSTAPTTLQETVVASGAAIGIALDGDADRLIVVDETGAIVDGDQLMATIAGGWARQGRLAGGGVVATVMSNLGLERHLAAQGLGLVRTAVGDRYVLEKMRASGYNLGGEQSGHIILSDYATTGDGLVAALQVLAELQRAGAPASEVLHRFDPLPQLLKNVRFKGGQPLEAEAVKAAIAESEAELDGSGRLLIRKSGTEPLIRVMAEGEDRAQIERLVDRICDAVQKAAA
- a CDS encoding DUF1272 domain-containing protein is translated as MLEMRPDCERCGADLPADQAGAFICSFECTFCAECAEAMDETCPNCGGELLDRPARVGETLRQHPASTERKFQGS
- a CDS encoding ribonuclease HII, which translates into the protein MPGLKHEKLCLAPVVGVDEAGRGPLAGPVVAAAVILPARGVPRGIDDSKKLTAPERARLCERLRGCATVGIGIVEADEIDRLNIYWATMKAMTLAVEALGCAPGHVLVDGNRLPRWGYASTAIVGGDAISLSIAAASIVAKHTRDTIMIAHAESHPHYGWHSNKGYAAPEHLRALREHGPSPLHRRSFAPVAQAELPLSMPAESFVPHPKGLWIEDSDGLNIESRSTNVPLG
- the thiD gene encoding bifunctional hydroxymethylpyrimidine kinase/phosphomethylpyrimidine kinase: MIARVLVIAGSDSGGGAGIQADIKTITMLGGHAMTAITALTAQNTLGVEGVMPVPAAFVLEQIDTVVADIGVDAVKIGMIGSAETAHAVADRLKGIGVPVVFDPVMVATSGSVLADDATIAAFERLLAVATVATPNAPELEALGGVEAVLAHGCHLVIKGGHVDGPRVIDRLLSPTGQLLRELDGKRIDTDDTHGTGCTFASALATGLAQGRPIDEAFATAVRFVRIALINAPGLGQGQGPMGHALGYNPFEELEG